From Cellulosimicrobium sp. ES-005, one genomic window encodes:
- the thiE gene encoding thiamine phosphate synthase, whose translation MPAADDARARLADARVYLCTDAREERGDLEDFLRAALAGGVDVVQLRDKTLVAARELELQELVARVATEHGALWAVNDRADVAALTGAPVVHMGQGDLPVSAVRSLLGAAPVLGRSTHSADQAAAAEADPDVDYFCVGPLWATPTKPGRAAVGLDLLRDVAATRPTTPWFAIGGIDAERLDAVLDAGATRVVVVRAITQAPDPEAAARALRGRVAERAAERAAEPTGA comes from the coding sequence GTGCCGGCTGCGGACGACGCGCGGGCCCGGCTCGCCGACGCACGCGTCTACCTGTGCACCGACGCGCGCGAGGAGCGCGGCGACCTCGAGGACTTCCTGCGGGCGGCGCTCGCGGGCGGGGTCGACGTGGTCCAGCTCCGCGACAAGACGCTCGTCGCGGCGCGCGAGCTCGAGCTCCAGGAGCTCGTCGCACGGGTCGCGACGGAGCACGGCGCCCTGTGGGCCGTGAACGACCGGGCCGACGTGGCGGCGCTCACCGGTGCACCCGTCGTCCACATGGGTCAGGGCGACCTGCCGGTCTCCGCGGTGCGATCCCTGCTCGGGGCCGCGCCGGTGCTCGGCCGGTCCACCCACTCGGCCGACCAGGCGGCCGCGGCCGAGGCGGACCCGGACGTCGACTACTTCTGCGTGGGCCCCCTCTGGGCGACGCCGACGAAGCCGGGGCGCGCCGCGGTCGGGCTCGACCTGCTGCGCGACGTCGCCGCGACCCGGCCCACGACGCCCTGGTTCGCGATCGGCGGGATCGACGCGGAGCGGCTGGACGCGGTCCTCGACGCCGGGGCGACCCGCGTCGTCGTCGTGCGGGCGATCACGCAGGCGCCAGACCCGGAGGCGGCCGCCCGGGCGCTGCGCGGGCGGGTCGCCGAGCGAGCGGCCGAGCGCGCCGCCGAGCCCACCGGCGCCTGA